In the genome of Curtobacterium sp. MCLR17_036, the window CCGGTCCGCTCCAGTCGTTCGCGGCGGGACGGTCGAGCGCGTCCGGCACCGACGCCCACAGCGCGTCGGTGCTCGCGCGGAGGAAGTCGAGGAGCTCGGTGCGGCGTGCGTCCTGCTCGGGGAGCCGCTCGAGCAGGAGCCCGAGGTAGCGGTAGTAGACCCCCTTGAACAGCCCCTCGTCGCCGCCGTCCCCCTCCTGTCGGAAGACCGTGCCGTCGGACAGCTCCCGCACGGCCGTGACGGCGGTGCGGGCGGCGACGTCGAGCAGCGCTGCGTCGTCGTGTGTCGCGGCGAGCTCGACGGCGGCGCCGACCCAGAGGCCCTGGTTGTAGGTGAAGCGCCACTGGGTGTCGACGCGGCCGTCGTCCTCGCGGTTGATCCCGTCCTCGACGAAGCCGTCCGCGCCCACCAGGGTGCGGCGGAGCCAGTCGAAGGCCGTGTCGGCGTGGCGCAGGAACCGGTCGTCGCCGGTCAGCCGGTGCAGGCGGGCACCGAGGATGACGAGCGGCCCGTTCGCCGGGGTGTTCTTGTACGCGAGCTGCTGCTTGCGCCAGGCGAGGCTCTCGCCGCCGCGGTCGTTCCAGCCGTGCTCGACGACGTGGTCGAACAGGGCGACGGCGTCGTCCCGGTAGGCGACGTCCCCGGTGGCGTGGTGCAGGCGGAGCGTCGCGAGGGCGAACCAGAGCATGTCGTCGAAGTAGTCGTTGTACAGGCTCCCGCCGTTGCGTTCGACGATGTTCCGGTGCGCCTGCCGCGCCTGTTCGAGCCGTTCGGGATCGCCGCTGCGCTCGTGGGCGTCGAGGCGCACGTCGATCAGGTGGGCGAGCCACCAGTAGTTGAACGTGGCGTCGTCGCTGTCGGCGGTGGGCCAGGAGTTGTGCAGGTACTGGGGCCACGGCGCGCCGTAGAGCTGCTCGATGCTGTCCTGGATCCGGTCGGCCCGGTCCGCCCAGGTGGCGGTGCCGGTGGCTGCGGTGGTGGTCACTTGCGGTTCTCCTGGAGGATCTGGTCGCCCTGCTTCGCGGCCTGGGCGAGTGCCTGCTCGGCGGTGAGCTGTCCGGACATGAACTTCTCGAGCGCCGGGGTGAGCGCCTTGCCCTCGACGTCGCTGTACCCGGGGACGTCGGGGCGGACCTTCGCGTACTCGAGCGTCTTCACGAAGCCGGCGTACCGGGGGTCGTCGGTGAAGAACGGGTCGTTGGCGGAGGCACGGTTGGCGGGGATCCAGCCGGAGATCTTGGCGAAGTCGACGCCGTTCTCGGCCTTGGTGGCCCACCACTTCTCGAAGGCCCACGCGCCGTCGGCCTGCTTCGCGCCGGTCGGGATCGCGAGGCCGAAGCCGCCCATCACGGCCCCCTTGTCGCCGCCGGGTCCGGCGACGGGCTCGGTGACCGCCCAGTCGAGGTCGTCCGCCTTGTCGAGGTTCGGGACGTCCCACGGGCCGTCGTACTTCATCGCTGCCTGACCGGCGGCGAAGACGTCGTTGCTGTCACCGAAGCCGTTCGTGTAGACGCCGTCGTCCATCAGGGACTTCCAGAAGTCGAGCACCTCGACGCCCTCGGGGCTGTCGTAGGCGGTCTTCGTGCCGTCGTCGCTGAGCAGCTGCCCACCGGCCTGCTGCAGCCACATCGAGAACAGGCCGGGGTCGTTCAGCATGAACCCGGACTGCTGCAGCTTGCCGCCCTTGTCGACCGTGAGCTTCTGCGCGTCGGTCTTCAGTTCGTCCCAGGTCGTGGGCGGGGTGAGCCCGGCGTCCGAGAAGAGCTTCTTGTTGTAGACGAGCGAGCGGTTGTCGACGAGCAGCGGCAGCCCGTACAGCTTGCCGTCGTACCGCATCTCGGACAGGGCCTGCGGGTAGAACTCGTCGGTGTCGACCTTGTCCGACTCGACACGGTCGTCGATGGCCTGCAGGGCGCCCTTCGGCGCGTAGAGCGAGGTCTGGTAGCGGTCCCAGAGCACGAGGTCGGGGACCTGTCCGCCCGCGATCGCGGTGAGGAGCTTCTGCTCGACGAGCTCCTGCGGCACGTACTTGACCGTGTACTCCTTCTGCGAGTCGTTGAACGCGGTGGTCATCTGCTCGATCTGTTCGACCTGGTCACCGGACCAGGATCCCCACATCGTGACCTGCTGGCGGCCGTCGGCACCGGTGGTGCCGCTCGAGCCGGACGAGCAGCCGGTGAGGACGAGGGCCGCGGCGGCGAGGGCCGCAGCGGCTCCGAGGAGACGTCGTGACTTCATTGTCGTGTTCCTTTTCGTTGCGTGGGCGTCGCGCGGACGGCGACGCCGTGGTGGTCGGGTGTCAGACGGTGGGGGGCTCTCCCGGAGGTCTCACTTGGTGCCGGCGTGCGCGATGCCCTCGATGATCCAGCGCTGCGCGAGGATGAAGACCACGAGCACCGGGACCATCGTGATGATCGTGCCGGCCATGAGCGGGCCGTAGTTCGTCGTGTAGTTGTTCACGAAGCCGGCGAGCCCGACCTGGACCGTCATCATCTTCGGGTCGTTGAGGACGATGAGCGGCCAGAGGAAGTTGTTCCACCCCGCCTGGAAGCTGAGGAGTCCGAGCACGGCCAGTCCGGCCTTCGTGAGCGGGAAGTAGATCGACGTGAAGATGCGGAACTCCCCCGCTCCGTCGATGCGCGCGGCCTCGCCGAGATCGTCGGGCAGCGACTCGAAGAACTGCTTCATGAAGAAGACCGCGAACGCGCCCGCGGCACCGGGGACGATGACGGCCCAGTACGTGTTGATGAGGCCGAGTCCACCGTTGCCGCTCAGGTCGTTGCCG includes:
- a CDS encoding glycoside hydrolase family 76 protein, giving the protein MTTTAATGTATWADRADRIQDSIEQLYGAPWPQYLHNSWPTADSDDATFNYWWLAHLIDVRLDAHERSGDPERLEQARQAHRNIVERNGGSLYNDYFDDMLWFALATLRLHHATGDVAYRDDAVALFDHVVEHGWNDRGGESLAWRKQQLAYKNTPANGPLVILGARLHRLTGDDRFLRHADTAFDWLRRTLVGADGFVEDGINREDDGRVDTQWRFTYNQGLWVGAAVELAATHDDAALLDVAARTAVTAVRELSDGTVFRQEGDGGDEGLFKGVYYRYLGLLLERLPEQDARRTELLDFLRASTDALWASVPDALDRPAANDWSGPAEERVPYSTQLSAVMATELRARLDA
- a CDS encoding ABC transporter substrate-binding protein, with product MKSRRLLGAAAALAAAALVLTGCSSGSSGTTGADGRQQVTMWGSWSGDQVEQIEQMTTAFNDSQKEYTVKYVPQELVEQKLLTAIAGGQVPDLVLWDRYQTSLYAPKGALQAIDDRVESDKVDTDEFYPQALSEMRYDGKLYGLPLLVDNRSLVYNKKLFSDAGLTPPTTWDELKTDAQKLTVDKGGKLQQSGFMLNDPGLFSMWLQQAGGQLLSDDGTKTAYDSPEGVEVLDFWKSLMDDGVYTNGFGDSNDVFAAGQAAMKYDGPWDVPNLDKADDLDWAVTEPVAGPGGDKGAVMGGFGLAIPTGAKQADGAWAFEKWWATKAENGVDFAKISGWIPANRASANDPFFTDDPRYAGFVKTLEYAKVRPDVPGYSDVEGKALTPALEKFMSGQLTAEQALAQAAKQGDQILQENRK